A DNA window from uncultured Methanoregula sp. contains the following coding sequences:
- the cdhA gene encoding CO dehydrogenase/acetyl-CoA synthase complex subunit alpha — translation MSKNGVNLRIQELKTGGAHLHNLNLTIGSVIRDTWDEKQGPTPFPSLTTLRPWDKRLLERYKPFYMPFCDLCCLCTYGKCDLTGRKRGACGISMPAQQSRTVLISACIGAATHTSHSRELLTHLLEKFGHDHPISFGDVGIEVEAPITRLVCGIKPATLGDFEQVLDYCENQITQLLAVTHTGQEGNNLDFESKVFHAGMIDHVGMEVADIAQISTLNFPRADPDAALVDLGLGTVDLEKPVILVVGHNVPPAASIIDFLRENNLSSAIEVTGICCTALDVTRYSAKAKIIGPISWQLRYIRSGVPDVIVVDEQCVRTDTLEEAALIHTPLIATSEKNCLGLPDRTHDSVEDIVEGFVSGTVTGALILDPEKVGVVAVRTAQAVAPKRKKKGTLPSKELLIELAKKCTQCMLCRRACPNDLPLPQAIKAAAGGNLSGLDEIYDDCIGCGRCEPACTHKIPVHSLIVSAADKKTREDNYCLRAGRGPIQDVEIRKVGGPIVLGEIPGVVAFVGCANYPKGSREVAEMCMEFAKRRYIVCTSGCSAMSAGMFRDEEGKTAYERYPGAFEAGGIVNVGSCVANSHIAGAAIKIASVFAKRPLRGNYEEIADYVYNRVGAVGVAWGAMSQKAVAIAAGFWRLGIPVVVGPHGTKYRRMLLGRSDREEDWYVHDARTGEKIYVGPVPEHLFFAAETKEEAMVMIAKLTMRPNDTSKGRANKLAHYIDLHKRMVGGIPEDVHLFIRTKSDIPLTMKDEIERHLAGKDWKEHPIPDPTLLPRMIHRKV, via the coding sequence ATGAGTAAAAACGGTGTGAACCTCAGGATACAGGAACTGAAAACTGGTGGGGCACACCTCCATAATCTCAATCTCACCATTGGATCGGTCATACGGGACACCTGGGACGAGAAGCAGGGACCAACGCCATTCCCGTCCTTAACCACGCTGCGACCCTGGGACAAGCGTCTCCTGGAACGGTACAAACCCTTCTATATGCCGTTCTGCGACCTCTGCTGCCTCTGCACGTACGGGAAATGCGATCTGACCGGCAGGAAACGGGGTGCCTGCGGCATCTCGATGCCGGCGCAGCAGTCCCGGACCGTTCTTATCTCGGCCTGCATCGGGGCTGCAACGCACACCAGCCATTCGCGGGAGCTGCTCACGCACCTGCTTGAAAAATTCGGCCACGATCACCCGATAAGTTTCGGGGATGTGGGAATCGAGGTCGAAGCCCCGATAACCCGGCTGGTGTGCGGGATCAAACCCGCAACCCTCGGCGACTTTGAACAGGTCCTCGACTATTGCGAGAACCAGATCACCCAGCTCCTTGCTGTCACCCATACCGGCCAGGAAGGCAATAATCTGGACTTTGAGTCTAAAGTCTTCCATGCCGGCATGATCGACCACGTGGGAATGGAAGTTGCCGACATAGCCCAGATCTCCACCCTGAATTTCCCGAGAGCCGACCCGGATGCTGCGCTTGTCGATCTCGGCCTTGGTACCGTTGACCTGGAAAAACCGGTCATCCTTGTCGTTGGCCACAATGTTCCCCCGGCAGCAAGTATCATCGATTTCCTCCGGGAGAACAACCTCAGTTCAGCAATCGAAGTAACCGGTATCTGCTGCACGGCTCTCGATGTGACACGGTACTCCGCAAAAGCCAAGATCATCGGCCCCATATCCTGGCAGCTGCGCTATATCCGGAGCGGGGTTCCCGATGTCATTGTCGTTGACGAACAGTGCGTCCGCACCGATACGCTCGAAGAAGCGGCCCTGATCCACACTCCCCTCATTGCAACGAGCGAGAAGAATTGTCTCGGACTTCCGGACAGGACGCACGATTCTGTTGAGGATATTGTGGAAGGGTTCGTGAGCGGGACCGTTACCGGTGCCCTCATCCTGGATCCGGAAAAAGTGGGTGTTGTTGCGGTCCGCACGGCTCAGGCGGTTGCCCCGAAACGGAAGAAGAAAGGAACACTTCCCTCAAAGGAACTGCTCATCGAGCTTGCGAAGAAGTGCACCCAGTGCATGCTCTGCCGCAGGGCCTGCCCCAATGATCTCCCGCTCCCGCAGGCTATCAAGGCTGCCGCGGGCGGAAATCTCTCGGGTCTCGACGAGATTTACGATGACTGCATCGGCTGCGGGCGCTGCGAGCCGGCCTGCACCCACAAGATCCCGGTTCACAGCCTGATCGTATCTGCTGCGGACAAAAAAACCCGGGAAGACAATTACTGCCTCCGGGCCGGTCGCGGGCCTATCCAGGACGTGGAGATCCGGAAAGTCGGCGGCCCGATTGTCCTTGGGGAGATCCCCGGGGTTGTTGCGTTTGTCGGCTGCGCCAATTATCCCAAGGGTTCGCGGGAAGTGGCGGAGATGTGCATGGAGTTTGCAAAACGCCGGTACATTGTCTGCACGTCGGGATGCTCTGCCATGTCCGCCGGTATGTTCCGGGACGAGGAAGGAAAGACCGCATACGAGCGCTATCCCGGCGCGTTTGAAGCCGGCGGGATCGTGAATGTCGGCTCGTGTGTTGCCAACTCCCATATTGCGGGGGCGGCAATCAAGATAGCAAGCGTCTTTGCCAAGCGCCCGCTCCGGGGCAATTACGAGGAGATTGCCGATTACGTGTACAACCGAGTCGGTGCCGTCGGGGTTGCCTGGGGAGCCATGTCCCAGAAAGCCGTGGCTATCGCGGCCGGGTTCTGGCGCCTGGGAATTCCCGTGGTTGTCGGCCCGCACGGGACCAAGTACCGCCGGATGCTGCTCGGCCGGTCCGACCGGGAGGAAGACTGGTACGTGCACGATGCCAGGACCGGGGAGAAAATATATGTCGGCCCGGTCCCGGAACACCTCTTCTTTGCAGCAGAGACCAAGGAGGAGGCGATGGTGATGATTGCGAAGCTGACCATGCGGCCGAACGACACGAGCAAAGGCCGGGCCAATAAACTCGCGCATTACATCGATCTCCACAAACGGATGGTTGGCGGAATCCCCGAGGATGTCCACCTGTTTATCCGGACCAAGAGCGATATCCCCTTAACAATGAAGGACGAGATCGAACGGCACCTTGCCGGAAAGGACTGGAAAGAGCATCCCATTCCCGATCCCACGCTTCTCCCGCGGATGATCCACAGGAAGGTGTGA
- a CDS encoding AAA family ATPase: protein MKTIVTMGRGGTGKTSFVSLMARYLIEKKQTPVLLVDADPDQNLAEMMGVDLESEGKSTIAELLSDTFIARGGTTVGIPPSKRIETRIWEDGLYEGSDFDLIAVGTKWVEGCYCLPDAALKNALGQITKQYRYILIDSPGGLEHLNRKIARDVDLVIDVMGPSSKSFAHVRRAHRVIREVGIGFKEFYIAGGYGFPADLHDRAAAETGLPYLGKIERDDELAAYVLAGRSLLDLPATSVAYRSVSALLDAVLSG, encoded by the coding sequence ATGAAGACCATTGTGACCATGGGCCGGGGCGGGACCGGGAAGACGAGTTTTGTCTCCCTGATGGCCCGGTATCTCATAGAGAAGAAGCAGACTCCGGTCCTGCTCGTGGACGCGGATCCCGACCAGAATCTGGCCGAGATGATGGGCGTTGATCTCGAATCCGAAGGAAAGTCCACTATCGCGGAACTCCTCTCGGACACGTTCATTGCCCGGGGCGGGACGACCGTGGGCATCCCCCCTTCGAAACGGATCGAGACCCGGATCTGGGAAGACGGCCTTTACGAGGGCAGCGATTTCGATCTCATTGCGGTCGGGACCAAGTGGGTTGAAGGCTGTTACTGCCTTCCCGATGCTGCGTTAAAAAATGCGCTCGGCCAGATCACAAAACAGTACCGCTATATCCTGATCGATTCCCCCGGGGGCCTCGAGCACCTGAACCGGAAGATCGCCCGCGACGTGGACCTGGTGATCGATGTCATGGGCCCCTCCAGCAAATCCTTTGCCCATGTCCGGAGAGCCCACCGGGTGATCCGGGAAGTGGGGATCGGTTTTAAGGAATTTTACATTGCCGGGGGATACGGGTTCCCTGCCGATCTCCATGACCGGGCTGCCGCGGAGACCGGTCTCCCGTATCTTGGCAAGATCGAGCGCGACGACGAGCTGGCAGCGTACGTACTGGCCGGCAGGTCCCTGCTGGATCTTCCTGCAACATCAGTTGCTTACCGGTCCGTATCCGCTCTGCTGGATGCCGTTCTTTCCGGATAA